The Roseibium sp. Sym1 nucleotide sequence CCGAAATATCTTCTTGAGCAGGGAGTGCGGGACATGCTGCGTATTTCCGATGCGCGCATGAGCGGCACGAGCTACGGCGCTTGCATCCTGCATGTGGCACCGGAAGCCCATGTCGGCGGTCCGCTGGCCCTTGTTCGAACGGGCGACATCATCCGCGTCGACGCCAAAAAGGGACAGTTGGAGATGGAGGTTTCCGACGCCGAACTTGCGCAACGCAGGTCGGTGTGGACGCGGCCCGCCGAAAAATTCGGCCGCGGTTACGGTTGGGCCTACGCAGCCCATGTGCTGCAGGCCGACCAGGGATGCGATTTCGACTTTCTTGAAACCGGGTTCGGGGCGGCGGTGCCGGAACCGGAGATTCTGTGAACCAGGTTATTGCTGACAGGTATGAAGATGACAGACATGCAGCCAAAACTCCTGATCGGGGGAGAATTTCGCACCACCGGCAGTGCTAAGCCCATTCCAGTGGTCAACCCGTGCAACGGCGAAACACTATGGGAGCAGCCGGCCTGCGGTGAAGCCGAGGTCCTGGAGGCAATGGGACACGCACGCGATGCCATGAAGACCTGGTCGCTTGTTCATGGCTGGGAACGCGGGCGGATCCTGAGACGGGTCGCAGAGGAGATACGCGTCCGGACTGAAACGATTGCCCTTGCCCTGTCGCTGGAAATCGGACGCCCCTTCGCACAATCGGCCGGTGAAGTCGGTGCGGCTATCGAACAATTCGAATGGTATGCGGGCGAAGCCGAGCGGCTGTTCGGGGATACGATCCCTTCGCGGCAAGGTGGGCGCCTTCTGATCGAGCCGGAACCGGTCGGTATTGCCGCAGCATTCACAGCGTGGAACTTCCCGGTGAACCTGCCCTGCCGCAAGATTGCGCCCGCACTGGCGGCCGGATGTCCGATCCTGGTGCGGCCTTCCGAACAGGTTCCGATGACGACAACGCTGATTGCCGAGGCCTGCGTTGCTGCAGGTGTTCCAGCTGGCGTGTTGCAGGTGCTGCTCGGCAGGGCGAACGACATTTCGCCAGCAATCATGGACGCGAACGAAGTTCGCAAGATCTCGCTTACCGGTTCGTCCCGCGTCGGGCAGATGCTGATGGCGGATGCGGCCAGAACGATGAAACGCTGCTCCATGGAGCTTGGCGGACATTCTCCGGTTGTCGTGTGCGCGGATGCCGACCTGGAGGCAGCCGCCGCACAGTGCGCCGCTTTCAAGTTCCGAAATGCCGGCCAGGTCTGTATCGCCCCCAACCGCTTCTATGTTGAAGAGAGCGTGGCGGACCGTTTCATCAGCAAGATGAAGGCCGAGGCTGAAGCCCTCGTCGTCGGCGACAGTCAGGACCCGAAAGTCTCCATGGGTCCCCTGACGCTGCCATCGGGCCGCGAGAAGGTCGAGCGTCTCATTGGCGATGCCGTGCAACGTGGCGCCAAACTCGTCACGGGCGGATCCCGGCCGGTGGATCGTAACGCCGGCTTCTTCCTGGAACCGACGGTGCTCGCCGACGTATCGCACGATGCGCAGATCATGAATGAAGAGCCGTTCGGTCCCGTCGCGCCGATTGCCAGGTTCAGGGACTTCGACGAGGCGATCGACAGGGCGAATTCAACCCCCTACGGGCTTGCGGCCTATGCCTTCACGGGAAGTCATTCCAAGGCGGAAGCCCTTTCAAAACGCCTGCATGCCGGTATGGTCGGGGTGAACACTTTCATGATCGCGCATGCCGAAGCGCCCTTTGGAGGTGTCGATCATTCCGGCATGGGCCGCGAAGGCGGGCGCGAAGCCATCAAGGATTATCAAAACACCAAACTCTCCCACATCATGGCAGGCTGATACATGACGCGTTTTTCAAATCCGCTGCGGAAGGTCTGGGCCGAAGGACGTGCCGCAGTGA carries:
- a CDS encoding NAD-dependent succinate-semialdehyde dehydrogenase; the encoded protein is MQPKLLIGGEFRTTGSAKPIPVVNPCNGETLWEQPACGEAEVLEAMGHARDAMKTWSLVHGWERGRILRRVAEEIRVRTETIALALSLEIGRPFAQSAGEVGAAIEQFEWYAGEAERLFGDTIPSRQGGRLLIEPEPVGIAAAFTAWNFPVNLPCRKIAPALAAGCPILVRPSEQVPMTTTLIAEACVAAGVPAGVLQVLLGRANDISPAIMDANEVRKISLTGSSRVGQMLMADAARTMKRCSMELGGHSPVVVCADADLEAAAAQCAAFKFRNAGQVCIAPNRFYVEESVADRFISKMKAEAEALVVGDSQDPKVSMGPLTLPSGREKVERLIGDAVQRGAKLVTGGSRPVDRNAGFFLEPTVLADVSHDAQIMNEEPFGPVAPIARFRDFDEAIDRANSTPYGLAAYAFTGSHSKAEALSKRLHAGMVGVNTFMIAHAEAPFGGVDHSGMGREGGREAIKDYQNTKLSHIMAG